One part of the Alistipes onderdonkii genome encodes these proteins:
- a CDS encoding HEPN domain-containing protein, with product MKNSIDFLPERKQRDLRELAALIRDEVKDAVMIILYGSYAANTYVERDERRDYGVRTIYMSDYDLLVVTKRRLGERESTVEARVRERFAAGKNDENLPRPQIINESISKLNDALTMGRYFYVEIVAKGIMLYDSGECQLATPGELDYAEIKKMAEEYYTSKYTRATYFFDDAITNIHKNRFVQASFYLHQATEYFLKAIPLVYILYGYKEHDLEFLIGKCKPYTLELAKVFPCDTDEEKRLFDLLRHAYLEARYNDKFFVTKADIDALVPKIELLRDIVEKVCEERLNYYNLLN from the coding sequence ATGAAGAACTCCATCGACTTTCTGCCCGAACGCAAACAGCGGGATTTACGCGAATTGGCCGCATTGATCCGCGACGAGGTGAAAGATGCCGTTATGATTATCCTATACGGGAGTTATGCGGCGAATACCTATGTCGAACGCGACGAACGGCGCGACTACGGCGTGCGGACAATCTATATGAGCGACTACGATCTGCTGGTCGTTACCAAGCGTCGGCTGGGAGAAAGGGAAAGCACGGTAGAGGCCCGTGTTAGGGAGCGTTTTGCAGCCGGGAAGAACGACGAGAACCTGCCCCGACCCCAGATTATCAACGAAAGTATCTCCAAGCTGAACGATGCCCTGACGATGGGACGTTATTTCTACGTCGAGATCGTCGCAAAGGGAATCATGCTCTACGATTCCGGCGAATGTCAGTTAGCCACGCCCGGAGAGTTGGATTATGCCGAAATTAAGAAGATGGCGGAGGAATACTATACAAGTAAATATACTCGCGCTACATATTTCTTTGATGACGCTATTACTAACATCCACAAAAACAGATTTGTCCAAGCATCTTTTTATCTTCACCAAGCTACCGAGTATTTTCTAAAAGCTATCCCGTTGGTTTATATTCTTTACGGGTATAAAGAACATGATCTTGAATTTCTGATCGGGAAATGCAAGCCCTATACACTGGAATTGGCAAAAGTATTCCCCTGCGACACGGACGAAGAAAAACGCCTGTTCGACCTGTTGCGCCACGCCTATCTGGAAGCCCGCTACAACGACAAATTCTTTGTAACGAAAGCCGACATCGACGCTCTCGTCCCCAAGATCGAACTATTGCGCGACATCGTGGAAAAGGTCTGCGAAGAGCGGCTTAACTATTACAACCTGTTGAACTGA
- a CDS encoding methylated-DNA--[protein]-cysteine S-methyltransferase: protein MQYICKYQSPFGGITISADGNSLTGLWFDGQKYFAATLPAAHEEKQLPVFDQTRKWLDSYFSGENPGFTPPLHPEGSSFRQAVWEILLQIPYGETITYKDIAKEIARQQGKQTMSAQAIGGAVGHNPISIIIPCHRVVGSDGSLTGYAGGIPKKVGLLTLEQANMSGLFIPKR, encoded by the coding sequence ATGCAGTACATTTGTAAATACCAATCGCCCTTCGGCGGGATAACGATCTCCGCCGACGGCAACAGCCTGACCGGGCTCTGGTTCGACGGGCAAAAATACTTTGCCGCCACACTGCCGGCAGCACACGAAGAGAAACAGCTCCCCGTATTCGACCAGACAAGGAAGTGGCTGGACAGTTACTTCAGCGGGGAAAACCCGGGATTTACACCCCCGTTACACCCCGAAGGGTCGTCCTTTCGGCAGGCCGTATGGGAAATATTGCTGCAAATACCGTATGGGGAAACAATTACCTACAAGGATATTGCGAAAGAAATCGCACGGCAGCAGGGAAAGCAAACCATGTCGGCGCAGGCCATAGGCGGTGCCGTAGGGCACAATCCGATCAGCATTATCATCCCCTGCCATAGGGTCGTGGGCAGCGACGGCAGCCTGACGGGATACGCCGGCGGCATTCCTAAAAAGGTCGGGCTCCTCACCCTCGAACAGGCGAACATGTCCGGGCTGTTCATCCCGAAAAGGTAA
- a CDS encoding antibiotic biosynthesis monooxygenase family protein, translating to MPNVIVLFEVTLKTDRMEDYLQTAATLKEELARTDGFIGSERFASLANGNKLLSKSEWRDEQCVAKWRNSLRHRLAQKHGRSEDFADYKITVVTPLRCYTIASREEAPEDSNLYFNL from the coding sequence ATGCCAAATGTAATCGTATTGTTCGAAGTAACCCTGAAAACCGACCGCATGGAGGATTACCTGCAGACAGCGGCGACTCTGAAGGAGGAACTGGCCCGGACGGATGGATTTATCGGCTCGGAACGTTTCGCGAGCCTTGCGAACGGCAACAAACTGCTCAGCAAATCCGAATGGCGGGACGAGCAGTGCGTCGCGAAATGGCGGAACTCGCTCCGGCACCGCCTCGCCCAAAAGCACGGACGGTCGGAAGATTTCGCCGACTACAAGATAACCGTAGTGACACCCTTGCGCTGTTACACGATAGCTTCGAGAGAAGAAGCCCCGGAAGATTCCAACCTTTACTTTAATCTATAA
- a CDS encoding MFS transporter: METLTKPTDTRLRRFTETGTVYPILFMISITHLLNDMMQSVIPAVYPLLKEKFGFTFAQIGIITLVFQMTSSLLQPFIGLYADRHPRPYSLAAGMCFTLVGLLILSVAPGFVPILLAVGLIGCGSSVFHPESSRVAQLASGGRKGLAQSIFQVGGNAGGAMGPLLAALVVIPFGQASIGWFALAAILAILILTRIGNWYKLRLTVTANRPAAAAAAPAHHLGKRKIRLALGILGVLVFSKYFYIASMTNYFTFFLMDKFGISVQGSQYCLFAFLGASAVGTVAGGPLGDRFGRKYVIWGSILGAAPFTLLLPYANLVCTIALAVIIGLVISSAFSAILVYATDLMPGKVGMIAGIFFGLMFGLGGLGSAFFGWLADKTSIEFIFRISTLLPLLGIITGFLPNIEGRTTNT; encoded by the coding sequence ATGGAGACGCTTACAAAACCCACGGACACACGCCTGCGGCGCTTCACGGAGACCGGAACGGTCTACCCGATACTGTTCATGATCAGCATCACCCACCTGCTGAACGACATGATGCAGTCGGTGATCCCGGCCGTCTACCCGCTCCTGAAGGAGAAATTCGGCTTCACGTTCGCCCAGATCGGAATCATCACGCTGGTTTTCCAGATGACCTCGTCGCTGCTGCAGCCCTTCATCGGACTCTATGCAGACCGCCATCCGCGCCCCTACTCGCTCGCCGCAGGGATGTGTTTCACGCTGGTCGGGCTGCTCATCCTCTCCGTCGCCCCGGGCTTCGTACCCATCCTGCTGGCGGTGGGGCTGATCGGCTGCGGCTCTTCGGTCTTCCACCCCGAATCCTCCCGGGTGGCGCAACTCGCCTCGGGAGGCCGGAAAGGACTGGCACAGTCGATATTCCAGGTCGGCGGCAACGCCGGGGGCGCCATGGGGCCGCTGCTGGCCGCGCTGGTCGTCATTCCCTTCGGGCAGGCCTCGATCGGCTGGTTCGCTTTGGCCGCGATCCTCGCCATCCTCATCCTCACGAGAATCGGGAACTGGTATAAACTTCGCCTCACCGTCACCGCAAACCGCCCCGCAGCAGCCGCAGCGGCCCCGGCACACCACCTGGGAAAACGCAAAATCCGCCTCGCCCTGGGCATCCTGGGCGTGCTGGTATTCTCGAAATACTTTTACATCGCCAGCATGACCAACTACTTCACATTCTTCCTGATGGATAAATTCGGGATCTCGGTGCAGGGGTCGCAGTACTGCCTCTTCGCATTCCTCGGGGCATCGGCTGTCGGCACGGTCGCCGGCGGTCCGCTGGGCGACCGTTTCGGGCGTAAATACGTGATCTGGGGCTCCATCCTCGGAGCAGCGCCCTTCACCCTGCTGCTGCCCTATGCGAACCTGGTCTGCACGATCGCGCTCGCCGTCATCATCGGACTCGTCATCTCCTCGGCATTCTCCGCCATCCTGGTCTACGCCACCGACCTGATGCCCGGCAAGGTCGGAATGATCGCCGGGATCTTTTTCGGGCTGATGTTCGGCCTCGGCGGCCTCGGCTCGGCCTTTTTCGGCTGGCTGGCCGACAAGACCAGCATCGAATTCATCTTCCGGATCAGCACCCTGCTGCCCCTGTTGGGGATAATCACGGGATTCCTGCCGAATATCGAAGGCAGAACGACAAACACATAA
- a CDS encoding FadR/GntR family transcriptional regulator yields the protein MMKPGSNMQLSKKSLAEELAGRLQDQFMSGKFEVGEKLPPEPELMQIFGVGRSTVREAVRILSNMGFLKVRQGAGTFVERLTPPDEPMERRLGRADLHDLDEVRKILEAAIAEKAAERRTAHDAAVLEKHLAERGATAASGALQACIEADVNFHIALAEATHNEILCELYRSTAAHLKKRFSNIYRDTECLLASQPTHGQLLGYILAGDVRNAREAITRILEEP from the coding sequence ATGATGAAACCCGGTTCGAACATGCAACTCAGCAAGAAATCGCTGGCCGAAGAGCTGGCCGGGCGGTTGCAGGATCAATTCATGTCGGGGAAATTCGAGGTGGGCGAAAAACTGCCGCCCGAACCGGAATTGATGCAGATTTTCGGGGTCGGCCGCTCAACCGTACGCGAAGCGGTCAGAATCCTGTCCAACATGGGTTTCCTGAAGGTACGGCAGGGTGCCGGGACATTTGTCGAACGCCTCACGCCGCCGGACGAACCGATGGAGCGGCGCCTCGGACGCGCCGACCTGCACGACCTGGACGAGGTGCGGAAAATACTGGAAGCCGCGATTGCAGAAAAAGCCGCCGAACGGCGAACGGCACACGACGCCGCAGTCCTCGAAAAGCACCTCGCGGAACGGGGAGCGACCGCGGCTTCCGGGGCATTGCAGGCCTGTATCGAAGCCGACGTCAACTTCCACATCGCCCTGGCCGAGGCCACGCACAACGAAATCCTGTGCGAGCTGTATCGCTCGACGGCCGCCCATCTGAAAAAGAGGTTCAGCAATATATACAGGGACACGGAGTGCCTGCTCGCCTCCCAGCCCACGCACGGGCAGTTACTCGGATACATCCTCGCCGGGGACGTGCGGAACGCCCGGGAGGCGATCACGCGGATACTCGAAGAACCATAG
- a CDS encoding helix-turn-helix domain-containing protein, which translates to MNIDEDDTRLFRPLEPGEFGIYTELDELPVSGCPVYLMKGVGGICLSGTATVQVFGHRFRIVRGMVLALFPWQLASIKEVSDDFGIRFFRISHDMFTDTLSSLWRPRPGFFFYMRTHVASEPREEYVGRFLNFCDLLAYRAENAPAICRRESVMQLLRVFYWDIYAIYLNDPQAEKTAYTHKEELAFRFMQTIVEEHSPNKDVAYFAERLGITPKYLTNLMNEISGQSARDWIVYYTIFEIKALLRESAMDLKTIVARVNFPDQSTLSRFFRRYTGMSPSQYRKNIHF; encoded by the coding sequence ATGAATATAGATGAAGACGATACGAGACTTTTCAGGCCGCTTGAGCCGGGGGAGTTCGGTATCTATACAGAGCTTGACGAATTGCCGGTATCCGGTTGTCCGGTATACCTTATGAAGGGGGTCGGAGGCATCTGCCTGTCGGGTACGGCTACGGTACAGGTTTTCGGCCACCGTTTCCGGATCGTGCGCGGAATGGTGCTTGCTCTGTTTCCCTGGCAGTTGGCTTCCATCAAGGAGGTAAGCGACGATTTCGGGATCAGGTTTTTCCGCATATCGCACGATATGTTTACCGACACCCTCAGCTCCCTGTGGAGACCCAGGCCCGGTTTCTTTTTTTACATGCGCACGCATGTCGCCTCGGAGCCGCGCGAAGAGTATGTCGGGCGGTTCCTGAATTTCTGCGACTTGCTGGCCTACCGCGCCGAAAATGCCCCCGCCATCTGCCGCCGCGAGTCGGTGATGCAGCTTTTGCGGGTGTTCTATTGGGACATCTACGCCATCTATCTCAATGATCCGCAGGCCGAAAAGACAGCCTATACCCACAAGGAGGAACTGGCGTTCCGTTTCATGCAGACGATCGTCGAGGAACATTCTCCCAACAAGGACGTGGCGTATTTCGCCGAGAGGCTCGGGATCACTCCGAAGTACCTGACCAACCTGATGAACGAGATCAGCGGGCAGTCGGCACGGGACTGGATCGTTTACTATACGATCTTCGAAATCAAGGCGCTGCTTCGTGAGTCGGCGATGGACTTGAAGACGATCGTGGCGCGTGTCAATTTCCCCGACCAGTCGACGCTGAGCCGCTTTTTCCGCAGGTACACGGGCATGTCCCCGTCTCAATACCGGAAGAATATTCATTTCTGA
- a CDS encoding LruC domain-containing protein, which yields MKNLRNLCLLYALAVCTMLPTGCIERPDEVPGPDGTAQGGNKYDYATTRDVPLNLDYARRGSKALFEIYAENPVDAGDGVLTLKPGVKALLRAYTDNDSKYSGVVNLPTAVSKVYVYSESYGFPACIGVDVTAGGISFDVRQLYEKAAGKVSGAVVADRTVTTRADAANPYNVQQLGDWTWEGKPLYILGTLFGQKPNLNIDPEYAQTPAGLMNRIQNVLMPGVDNSKYAMPTEVVNLNIAKDAHLTLVFAAELAGWRNAIGYYYYDTQNPPRTQAEFDALPKYVAFPNCTSFTTNFDDPDDWGSGSDDWTAPLFFGEQLRLTYFKGGKAADIFPAGTTVGWFMLPDAYEISTKNYPYTGKLDITSSKHPARYSNNEFNAGNGRYMVSLYDKVSGKTVLGFEDGGDNDYKDVLFYVDADPADAIYDPERPTTDPDDEKYPDVTGDPVVGTLAFEDLWPSQGDYDMNDVVVGYSTTFTTDKDNRIVAIRDVFTPLHSGGKLRSAFGYQLDIPVTAVKGVKVENGSSAAGLEKNQDKAVVILFDDIEQAVARGPVTVEIELDGRLSMDKVTRKSLYNPFICVGDKGFVPGAVRKEIHLTNYAPTSLADPYPFGRNDDKSSLDKAGNPIGPYYYATSELYPFAIDLPVTDFRIPDEMVKIDVFYPDFADWVKSRGEKHKEWYKKSVK from the coding sequence ATGAAAAATTTACGAAACCTGTGCCTGCTGTATGCCCTCGCAGTATGCACCATGTTACCGACAGGCTGTATCGAACGGCCGGATGAAGTTCCCGGCCCGGATGGCACGGCCCAGGGCGGAAATAAATACGATTACGCCACGACGCGGGATGTCCCTCTGAACCTGGACTACGCCCGCAGGGGCAGCAAGGCGCTGTTCGAAATTTATGCGGAGAACCCCGTGGATGCTGGGGACGGCGTGCTTACCCTGAAGCCCGGCGTAAAAGCCCTGCTCAGGGCCTATACCGATAACGACAGTAAATACTCGGGGGTGGTCAACCTCCCGACTGCCGTAAGCAAGGTGTACGTGTATAGCGAATCCTACGGGTTTCCGGCCTGTATCGGGGTCGACGTGACTGCCGGCGGTATTTCGTTCGACGTGCGGCAGCTCTATGAAAAGGCGGCCGGGAAAGTTTCCGGCGCCGTGGTTGCCGACCGAACCGTGACAACCCGCGCCGATGCGGCCAATCCATATAATGTGCAGCAGCTCGGCGACTGGACTTGGGAAGGGAAACCGCTCTATATCCTCGGTACGCTGTTCGGCCAGAAACCCAACCTGAATATCGACCCCGAATATGCGCAGACACCTGCGGGGCTGATGAACCGCATCCAGAACGTGCTGATGCCGGGCGTCGACAATTCGAAATACGCCATGCCTACGGAGGTGGTCAATCTCAATATTGCGAAGGATGCCCATCTGACGCTGGTGTTCGCCGCAGAACTGGCCGGATGGCGCAATGCCATCGGTTATTATTATTATGATACGCAGAACCCTCCCCGGACGCAAGCCGAGTTCGATGCGCTGCCCAAGTACGTGGCCTTCCCCAACTGTACCTCCTTTACGACCAATTTCGACGATCCGGACGATTGGGGCTCGGGCAGCGACGATTGGACGGCGCCCCTGTTTTTCGGCGAACAGCTGCGGCTGACCTATTTCAAGGGAGGCAAGGCCGCCGACATTTTCCCCGCCGGTACGACCGTCGGCTGGTTCATGCTGCCCGATGCGTATGAAATTTCGACCAAGAACTATCCCTATACCGGGAAACTCGACATCACCAGTTCGAAACACCCGGCACGCTATTCGAACAATGAGTTCAATGCGGGAAACGGTCGCTATATGGTCAGCCTCTACGACAAGGTGAGCGGCAAGACCGTGCTCGGCTTCGAGGATGGCGGCGACAACGACTACAAGGACGTGCTCTTCTACGTCGATGCCGATCCTGCCGATGCAATTTATGATCCCGAGCGCCCGACGACCGACCCCGATGACGAGAAATATCCCGACGTGACGGGCGACCCTGTGGTCGGCACGCTGGCATTCGAGGATCTGTGGCCGAGCCAGGGCGATTACGACATGAACGACGTGGTGGTCGGGTACAGCACGACTTTCACGACCGACAAGGACAACCGGATCGTGGCGATCAGGGATGTTTTCACGCCGTTGCACAGCGGCGGTAAGCTCCGGAGCGCCTTCGGCTACCAGCTCGACATTCCCGTAACCGCCGTCAAGGGCGTGAAGGTCGAAAACGGATCTTCGGCGGCCGGCCTCGAAAAGAACCAGGATAAGGCCGTGGTCATACTCTTCGACGACATCGAGCAGGCCGTGGCCCGGGGGCCCGTCACCGTCGAGATCGAACTGGACGGGAGGCTGTCGATGGACAAGGTGACCCGCAAGTCGCTCTACAACCCGTTCATCTGTGTGGGCGACAAAGGCTTTGTTCCCGGGGCCGTCCGCAAGGAAATACACCTGACGAACTATGCTCCCACGTCGCTGGCCGACCCCTATCCTTTCGGCCGCAACGATGACAAGAGCTCGCTCGACAAGGCGGGGAACCCCATCGGGCCGTATTATTATGCGACCTCCGAGTTGTATCCTTTCGCCATCGACCTGCCCGTTACCGATTTCCGGATCCCGGACGAGATGGTAAAGATCGACGTCTTCTATCCCGATTTCGCCGACTGGGTGAAGAGCCGTGGCGAAAAACACAAGGAGTGGTATAAGAAGTCCGTGAAATAG
- a CDS encoding sigma-54-dependent transcriptional regulator: protein MAKILIIDDEEQLRKLLARIIGLEGYEVAEAADCAEGLRMLRRCEPDVVLCDVKLPDGNGVEMVGRIKQAMPSAEVILLTAYGNIPDGVQAIKNGAFDYITKGDDNNKILPLLSRATEKAQMQRRLARLEDKLSEEHSFDRIIGSSEALRSAVALARKVAVTDTSVLLTGETGTGKEVFAQAIHHASPRAKGAFVAVNCSSFSKELLESELFGHRAGSFTGATKDKKGLFEEADKGTLFLDEIGEMPVELQAKLLRVLECGEFIKIGETRPTKVDLRIIAATNRDLEKEIASGNFREDLFFRLSVFRIHLPSLRERPGDIAEYARFFAAQFADRMGRRIDTIDKGYIAALERHAWHGNVRELRNVVERSLIMAEGNALTVGCLSPEFHAASCDGSVPDSMALDALERHHILRVLEYTKGNKAEAARLLGIGIATLYRKLESYGMKP, encoded by the coding sequence ATGGCAAAGATTCTTATTATCGACGACGAGGAACAGTTGCGCAAACTGCTGGCACGCATCATCGGGCTGGAAGGTTACGAGGTGGCCGAGGCCGCCGATTGCGCCGAGGGGCTCAGGATGCTCCGCCGCTGCGAACCCGATGTCGTGCTGTGCGATGTCAAACTGCCCGACGGCAACGGTGTCGAGATGGTCGGCCGGATCAAGCAGGCCATGCCTTCGGCCGAGGTCATCCTGCTGACGGCCTACGGCAATATCCCCGACGGCGTGCAGGCCATCAAAAACGGGGCGTTCGATTACATAACCAAGGGCGACGACAACAACAAGATATTGCCGCTGCTGAGCCGTGCCACCGAGAAGGCGCAGATGCAGCGCCGGCTGGCTCGTCTCGAGGACAAACTTTCCGAAGAGCATTCGTTCGACCGCATCATCGGTTCGTCGGAAGCCCTCCGCAGTGCGGTCGCGCTGGCGCGCAAGGTCGCCGTCACGGACACCTCGGTGCTGCTCACGGGTGAAACCGGAACCGGCAAGGAGGTCTTTGCGCAGGCCATCCACCATGCCAGCCCGCGCGCGAAGGGAGCGTTCGTCGCCGTCAACTGTTCGTCTTTCTCCAAGGAACTGCTCGAAAGCGAGCTTTTCGGCCATCGTGCCGGCAGCTTCACGGGTGCCACCAAAGATAAGAAGGGATTGTTCGAGGAGGCCGACAAGGGGACGCTTTTCCTCGACGAGATCGGCGAGATGCCCGTCGAGCTGCAGGCCAAGCTGCTGCGCGTGCTCGAATGCGGCGAGTTCATCAAAATCGGCGAAACCCGCCCGACCAAGGTCGACCTGCGGATCATTGCCGCCACGAACCGCGACCTCGAAAAGGAGATCGCCTCCGGGAATTTCCGCGAAGACCTCTTCTTTCGTCTTTCTGTTTTTCGCATCCACCTGCCGTCGCTGCGCGAGCGGCCGGGCGATATCGCCGAATATGCCCGGTTCTTTGCGGCGCAATTCGCCGACAGGATGGGGCGTCGGATCGACACGATCGACAAAGGGTACATCGCCGCACTGGAACGCCATGCCTGGCACGGCAACGTCCGCGAACTGCGCAACGTCGTGGAGCGCAGCCTGATCATGGCCGAAGGCAATGCCCTTACCGTCGGCTGCCTCTCCCCCGAATTCCATGCCGCGTCGTGCGACGGCTCCGTACCTGACTCGATGGCGCTCGACGCCCTCGAACGGCACCACATCCTCAGGGTACTCGAATACACCAAAGGCAACAAGGCCGAGGCCGCCCGCCTGCTGGGCATCGGCATCGCCACGCTTTACCGCAAGCTGGAAAGTTACGGCATGAAGCCCTGA
- a CDS encoding ATP-binding protein — translation MKIQGRLTLGIGVLFAMILLLGIQSVSYVRQLSRATGTILADNYNSLQYAGDMLRSLNDIGQDSVSRHALRQSLALQQQNITEVSEKELTAALQQHVASLSDPVTEAEIQTVRADLYRIMEVNMAAIRAKSSQVEERADYVMWWLIVVAALCALVAGAVLVWFPRMVLRPIDELKKGIKEIASHNYGKRLDFTGNREFESVAESFNNMAAKLDEYRRSSLDDLMTAKTRIEAIVNSLHEPIIGLDPRKTILFMNREALSVLNLPETVIGRDAAEVALANDLLRRLLRELYGEKKNAGQEPLKIYADNKESYFQMEDTPLYIMPVGSREQQFVGNLIVLNNITKYKELDSAKTNFISTVSHEMKTPISSILMSLQLLGDNRLGQLNEEQKQLVGSIRESSDRLLNITGELLNMTQVESGKLRLMPKVVKPVELIDYAVKATQVLAERFRCFVEVEYPEKISKLFVDNEKIAWVITNLLSNAIHHSPENSRIIVGAVQHEKAVEIFVQDFGRGIDPRYHKSIFERYFRVPGTKVQGSGLGLAISKEFVEAHGGTISVESGIGRGSRFSILLPA, via the coding sequence ATGAAGATACAAGGGAGGCTTACCCTGGGCATCGGCGTGCTGTTCGCCATGATCCTGTTGCTCGGCATCCAGTCGGTCAGCTACGTCCGCCAGCTTTCGCGCGCTACGGGCACCATCCTGGCCGACAACTATAATTCGCTGCAATACGCCGGGGACATGCTCCGGTCGCTGAACGACATCGGCCAGGATTCCGTCTCGCGGCACGCCCTGCGCCAGAGCCTGGCGCTCCAGCAGCAGAACATCACCGAAGTCAGCGAAAAGGAGCTTACGGCGGCCTTGCAGCAGCATGTCGCCAGCCTGAGCGACCCCGTCACCGAGGCCGAGATACAGACCGTGCGTGCCGACCTCTACCGCATTATGGAGGTGAACATGGCGGCTATCCGGGCCAAGAGCTCGCAGGTCGAGGAGCGTGCCGACTATGTCATGTGGTGGCTGATCGTCGTGGCCGCCCTGTGCGCCCTTGTCGCGGGCGCCGTGCTGGTGTGGTTCCCGCGGATGGTGCTGCGCCCGATCGACGAGCTGAAGAAGGGGATCAAGGAGATTGCCAGCCATAATTACGGGAAGCGGCTCGACTTCACGGGCAACCGCGAGTTCGAATCCGTTGCCGAGTCGTTCAACAACATGGCGGCCAAGCTCGACGAATACCGCCGCAGTTCGCTCGACGACCTGATGACGGCCAAGACGCGGATCGAGGCGATCGTCAATTCGCTCCACGAACCGATCATCGGACTCGATCCCCGGAAGACCATCCTCTTCATGAACCGCGAGGCGCTGTCGGTGCTCAACCTGCCTGAGACCGTCATCGGGCGCGATGCCGCCGAGGTGGCGCTTGCCAACGACCTGCTCCGGCGCCTGCTGCGCGAGCTTTACGGCGAGAAGAAGAACGCCGGGCAGGAGCCGCTGAAGATCTATGCCGACAACAAGGAGAGCTATTTCCAGATGGAGGATACGCCGCTCTACATCATGCCGGTCGGCAGCCGGGAGCAACAGTTCGTCGGCAACCTGATCGTCCTGAACAACATCACCAAATACAAGGAGCTGGACTCTGCCAAGACCAATTTCATCTCGACGGTTTCGCACGAGATGAAAACCCCCATCTCGTCGATCCTGATGAGCCTGCAACTGCTCGGCGACAACCGTCTCGGGCAGCTCAACGAAGAACAGAAGCAGCTCGTGGGCAGCATCCGCGAGAGCAGCGACCGCCTGCTCAATATCACGGGCGAATTGCTCAACATGACGCAGGTCGAGTCCGGTAAACTCAGGCTCATGCCCAAGGTCGTGAAGCCTGTCGAACTGATCGACTATGCCGTCAAGGCGACGCAGGTGTTGGCCGAGCGTTTCCGCTGCTTCGTCGAGGTGGAATACCCTGAGAAGATTTCGAAACTGTTCGTCGACAACGAAAAGATCGCATGGGTCATTACCAACCTCCTCTCCAACGCCATCCACCATTCCCCCGAGAATTCGCGCATCATCGTCGGGGCCGTGCAGCATGAAAAGGCGGTCGAGATCTTCGTCCAGGATTTCGGCCGGGGCATTGACCCGCGTTACCATAAGAGCATTTTCGAGCGATATTTCCGCGTGCCGGGTACGAAGGTGCAGGGCAGCGGGTTGGGGCTGGCCATCTCCAAGGAGTTCGTCGAGGCGCACGGCGGCACGATCTCGGTCGAAAGCGGGATCGGCAGGGGAAGCCGCTTTTCGATCCTCTTGCCGGCATAG
- a CDS encoding ROK family protein, with the protein MVDSFLGQAEEGNKTALLKLQLIGHYIMGGDFSITDLSHEMNLSVPTITKLVSELIEEGFVHDFGKQGTAGGRRPNIYGLNPYAGYFVGVDIKKDIITLAIINFKGQVVDMRDCVPFVMENSVQALDRLCDVVNGFIAKSKIDRAKIFSVGFNLSGRVNSKTGYSYSYFFVEEEPLTMLLEKRLGCKVYVENDTRAMTYGEYMCGVGNNEDTMIFVNASWGLGVGLVIDRKLFYGRSGFSGEFGHFPLLDNEVICRCGKRGCLETGASGSAVHRIFMEKLAQKRVSMLSDKYNRGEQILLEDILEALGQEDVLAIEVMETVGHTLGKAMAGLINLFNPDLIVLGGTLAVAKDYIMLPLKSAINKYSLQLVNKDTTIKLSKLGEKAGAVGACMLSRSKMLGLM; encoded by the coding sequence ATGGTCGATTCTTTTTTGGGACAAGCCGAGGAAGGCAACAAAACCGCTCTGCTGAAACTGCAGTTGATCGGACACTACATCATGGGAGGGGATTTCAGTATCACGGATCTGAGCCATGAAATGAACCTGTCGGTGCCGACGATCACCAAACTGGTCAGCGAACTGATCGAAGAGGGCTTCGTGCACGATTTCGGGAAACAGGGCACTGCCGGAGGGCGCCGGCCCAACATCTACGGATTGAACCCTTATGCAGGTTATTTCGTCGGTGTCGACATCAAGAAGGACATCATCACCCTGGCGATCATCAATTTCAAGGGGCAGGTCGTCGACATGCGCGATTGCGTGCCGTTCGTCATGGAAAATTCGGTGCAGGCGCTCGACCGGTTGTGCGACGTGGTCAACGGGTTCATCGCCAAGAGCAAGATCGACCGTGCCAAGATTTTTTCGGTCGGCTTCAACCTCTCGGGGCGGGTCAATTCCAAGACGGGGTACAGTTACAGCTATTTCTTTGTCGAGGAGGAGCCGCTCACGATGCTGCTGGAGAAACGCCTGGGCTGCAAGGTCTATGTCGAGAACGATACCCGGGCGATGACCTACGGGGAGTACATGTGTGGCGTGGGTAACAACGAGGATACGATGATATTCGTCAATGCCAGCTGGGGTTTGGGCGTCGGGCTGGTCATTGACCGCAAACTGTTCTATGGCCGGTCGGGATTCTCGGGCGAGTTCGGGCATTTCCCGCTGCTCGACAACGAGGTGATCTGCCGGTGCGGCAAGCGCGGCTGCCTCGAAACCGGTGCCTCGGGCTCGGCCGTACACCGTATATTCATGGAGAAGCTGGCGCAGAAGCGTGTTTCGATGCTTTCCGACAAGTACAATCGCGGCGAGCAGATCCTGTTGGAGGATATTCTCGAAGCGCTGGGGCAGGAGGACGTGCTTGCCATCGAAGTCATGGAAACCGTCGGGCATACGCTCGGCAAGGCTATGGCCGGGCTCATCAACCTCTTCAATCCCGACCTCATCGTGCTGGGCGGGACGCTGGCCGTGGCCAAGGATTATATCATGTTGCCGCTTAAGAGTGCCATCAATAAATATTCGCTG